The sequence GAACAGCTCGCCGATGGCGCGGGCGTCCCGGAAGCTGTCCGGTGTGACCGTGCCGATCCGGCGGCCCCTCTCCTCGGCCGTGTCCGTGGCCACCTTCACCCGCGGGTCCGTGACCCAGGCGTCCCCGGACTCCGTGCCCTCGGAGTACTCGTCGTCGTAGTAACGCTCGTCATCGTTGTCGTCGACGAGGCCGAGCCACGCACTCGCCTTGCGTACCGAT comes from Streptomyces sp. FXJ1.172 and encodes:
- a CDS encoding cell division protein SepF, with amino-acid sequence MGSVRKASAWLGLVDDNDDERYYDDEYSEGTESGDAWVTDPRVKVATDTAEERGRRIGTVTPDSFRDARAIGELFREGVPVIMNLTAMEPADAKRVVDFAAGLTFGLRGTIERVATRVFLLTPANTEIVSGEPAARREDGFFNQS